DNA sequence from the Centropristis striata isolate RG_2023a ecotype Rhode Island chromosome 17, C.striata_1.0, whole genome shotgun sequence genome:
caaaacatatttttaagaaGTATTACAACCAAACTCACAGGATAATCTGAACAACTTTCAGCTTTCATTTTGACCACATACAGAGAAACAGGGTGCAAAAGTTCAGACCAAACGAAAAAACTACGTCAACGTTTTTAGCTGCTTCAGGGATTTTCTTCACGTTTTGGCCCTCGCTTCTATATTGTGACTGTTCCCCCTCGAGTCCTTCGCAGATCAAAAACAGAAGAGGACCCAGAACGCTTCCCTGTGGAACGCCACATCTTCTAGTTTGAATTAAAGCCAGAAagtcacattttctttatgaatgacatgaaatatgtttgtttttttcacaacagTTTAGAAGTGATGCTCTGTGGTGACAACAGTGATGACGTCATCATACTCATCATACTCATCACCCAATCCCCCGTCAGCCTGGGTGGGCGGAGTCATCGCCACGGAGACGGGCCGGTCATTTCCTTCAGTCAGAGCAGGTTAGAAAGAGAAATGTAGATAACTGATCAACTGAAGAGTTCTGTTAGAGACAACTGTCAGTCACCAGAGTCTcagtgactgattgattgattgattgattagtaAATGATTACCTGTGGCTCTGTGTCGATATAAAGACACCATGATGAAAGTGGAGATGCAGTACGGACAGAACACCACCAGGTGGCAGACCAGTCGAAGCACAAGGTGGAAGGGGCTGGAGGCAGGAGGTGGGGCTTCAGTGACAGGGGGCGGGTCTGAGACAGGAGGCGGAGCTTCTGTGACAGGGGGCGTGGCTGATGCAAGAGGCGGAGCTTCAGTGGGAGGTGATGGTGTGGTCATAAGTTTTCCTGCGAAGAGAATCCCAGCTGTTCACTTGACTATTTGGATCATTAAAGTTGTGTAATCAAGGCGTATCTTTGTCGTTATTTTGCATAtctttttagttgtttgtgtatgtttgtagtatttgtgtgtatctttgcagtagttttgtgtatttttggagtcgtgttgtgtatctttgtagttattATGTGTATCTTTGCAGCTATTATGTGTATCTTTGCAATTATtatgtgtatctttgtagtagtattgtttatCTTTGTAGCAGTTGTGTGTATCTTTTCCCTCCTCACCTGTGACAGTGACCCAGCTGGGTTCAGACTCTCCAACATTGCTGATGCGACACTTGTAGAGACCTTCATCAGACCTGGAAACATGGCGGATGGTCATGTGACCTTCAGGCTCAGTCCTGAGGAAGGAGCCATCTTTATAGAAACCAGCTGGGAGGTTGGAGGACGTCTTTGTTTTACAGCGCAGAGTGACATCATGTCCCTCCATCACAGGGAGGACAGGACTCTGCAGGATCACTGGACCACctgaacacagagacaaactgcagcatttcatcCGTTTACACACAGCTTCATCAACACTGAGTTGGGATCTTTCCACATGTGGggcttgggttcatttgtggatttTAACTGATGTGAATTAAATtgcagcagcattttcattCACATCTCAAAATGGCATCTGGGGCCTCACTTTTGGTTCTCTGGCAAGAACACAGACAGAATCTCTCCTCACCATGATGCCTGGCGTTTATGACCCCTATAGATACTTGATCACTTCATTGGTTAGGAAGACCTCTGACACTGCATGGGGTATTGTATAAAAAGCCCAAGACTTCCTCCCTATCTCTCTCTTCTCCACTGCAGTTAAACCctatcacattttatttcccCATGGGAGGGAGAGCATTTATGATAATGCCCTTTACAATATAAATGGTTCATCATTTGAAGTATCCATACATCTATTTTGGCACATCGTAGAATCACTAAATTTTGGTACCCCCCGTGAGGCGACTTAGAATGAATCGAGTCATATGATTTGTTATAATTATttctgataattattaataattctgattgAAATGTCACCACACTTTTGAACAGTGAGACCCACATAAGTGTTGCTATAGTTCACCCTTGCATATTTTTGATTTCCacatgggagggatagcatttatggtAACGACCTTTATACTATAAATGGTGCCCCTTGTGAGGTATCCTCTCTTATTTTGGGACATCCTAGAATCACTACAACTGAGTCCACAGTCTGATCTTACCAGTGACAGTGATGTTGATGGTGTTACTGGTTGCTCCCTCTCTGGACTCACACCAGTAAACTCCACTGTCCCATTTCGTAGTGTAGCTGATGTCACAGGATGAACCAGCTGATCGTCCCCACTCAGCTCCACACTGAGTCCTGGTTTCTGTGGTTGTGTTCCTCGTCAGAGTCCATCCAGCAGAGCTGTCGTCCTCCTCAcagctcagagagacagactgtcCTTTAAACATCTGAGAGCTGCTGGGACTCACAGTCAGAGAGGCTGCAGGGAGGAGACAGAAAGATTCAGTGTGAGATGATGGATATCGAATGGAAAAGCTTCTCAGACAGAATCAGTGAGTTTCAGACGAGACAGAAGAAGTTTACTGACCTTGGTTTGTGGTGCAGATCAGCAGTGAGCTCAGAACTGCAGAGAAATGAACCTCAGGTTAGTTTGAAAGAACAACTGTGTCTTCCAGCTTTAACAACAGTTTATTGGGCTTTTTAAGATGTGAATGTAGTGCAAAGTTAGCATGAGTTAGAgtcacatttacacatttaactGTTAAATTACTCAATATACTAATATAATGtactgctttattttttttaatattaaagtgTAACAAGACAAACATAACAGCAGTAAACTGACATTTAACTGTTTATCTACTAAATAACATATGGtttgaatttatattttaaaaagattaaaGATACAGCAACGTTTTCTTGAATTGTCACATAATGATAGTTCCATCTTACTTTCTTCTCTTTActgcttgttttgtttacacTGATCAAGAAACTGTCAAatgtttttccccaaaaatgaaatctataaaaacaaaaaacaaatataatgtaCTTACAGACGAGTCGCTGAAGAGATGTTTGCCCCATCGTACCACTCTGAGATGTGACATCAGACAATTTGTTGGTTCGGATAAGTTAAAACCACCGTTTCCTCTCTGAAGGCAGCTGCAGCAGCCCTGTGGTTTCACAGGACAGGTAGTCTCTTCTCTTTGTTTAGAGTCAACGAGATGAAAACTGTTGATTGTGATCAAATATTCCTAATGAAGgatatttccaagttttgattttttgagATTGTAGTCGTCATGACCCTGAAGTTACAGACATCATCTTTGTTTCTAAAAAAGAGTTTATTGTAATAAAGACATCTGGAGCTTAGAAAGAGGTGAGACCTCTGcagcctgctgctcctctctctcacaGGATACATTAGCTGCTACTAGCCCGTTGCACTCTGGGTAATGTAGGCACCAGGTTTAGAAACCTTAACAAAGTGGTAATTTTAACTATAGGTCCCctattgtgaaaaatgttttttttctggccaATACATATGTTTTTCATTCATCCTTCAGGCAACCAGACCTGTGCACGTGGAAAGCTGAAGCCTCTGCGTTGTTTCTACACCCTCATCTTTTGCCTAATGATGCCTCCTGGGGCCTGTTTTAATTTGCCTCTCGTTTTGACGTAGAAACAGGAGCTAAGAGTGATTATCAGCGTGTTGGGAGGAGTACGTTATAGTTTATTAAAAGCAATGTGCAGTTAGCATTAGCTTAGCTTGATAGCATGTCTCACTATGCTAACGCGTGCTGTCGGCTTGTTAGCGTTACTGTTTTAACTTCTACATCTTACAAGGAGCTTTGTTGATGAATCAGTTGCCTTGTGTGGAGAGAAAGATAAGGGGACGTGGTGTTACGGTGATGTGTGTTCATGCTGAGACGCCGGCcgtctctctgctcctcccGGCTCCCTGGAGCTCTGAGTGTGGCGGCTCAGCACGGCGTGACACGGCACATAATGTATACTCGTATTTATGAACATGTAGGATATAACGGCAGACATTCACGTGTGCGAAACGCCCGGGTGTATTAAccttaatttaaatgtttattagcAATTTCCCTGCTTGTTTTTGGCAGAGTAATTCTGCgacacagctgctgctgcatggtGGAGAAACTAGCATCCACACATTCAGTAGTATTGATAGCACCGCATGTGGTTttagatttacattttatattttttattttaatgaaaatgtgcaAGACATCCACACCGGACTGTTTTCTATCTGTACACTCAAGTGTTGTGAACTTCAGTAAAGTAGATCATGAATTAGACATGGGTTGAGTTTTATCACCTCCTTCATTTTTCAAACATGTATTGACACATATTATTCTGTTCTTTCTGCTTTATATAAGCTGCAGAAGGTGTTAAGCAACAAGAGAGTGTTGAAAGATGTGGTAAAGCTGAGCCCCCACCATCAGACCTCACCGCTTGAAGGGTTTTCCAGGTTTTCCACATTTATTGTACCGCTGTGCAGGTAAATAACAAATAGGCAGGCTAAAATccttcttttatgtttttgtaatgtaattggcagtaatttacttttctttttctccaaaGGCTCTACCTGTCTCCCCAGCAGCTGATGGCGAATCGCTCTTCAAGGTCCACTTTCCACAGTCAGAGGAGGGAGTGCACAGCCAAGCCAGTCAAAGCAGATGCAACATTCACTATCCTTActaatacacattttaattgcCCAAAACAAACCTTtgcaaatttaaatttaatgtcaACACATGCTTTCATTAGGTTTCATTTTTGATgtagcataaaaagtgacagaaTGTCCTACTGCATCTGTTGTTGTGTACTAGTCAGCATACTCTGGCACACTAAATAGCTCATATGAGAAAGGGGACATGGGACATGGCTGCCGTCTCTGTCTCAACTGCGCATGACCGTAGTAACTGAGTGCGCATCCACCTCCTCCAGAAAACAAGAGTccaggcagccaatcagagcagcgcCTCATTAACATAGTGTCCCCGCCCCCACAAAACAGCTTggctgcggtcgaatagtcaaaaaaatcagctttCCTAACCACTTTTCCTTAACCTCAATGGAAAACGTCACGAGGTCAAGGAAAGATGAGAAGGAGAATTCATGAGGAGTTAGGAGAAGACGATCGCGGTGTTTAGAGAATCCGACTGCACTTACACTTAGTCTACGTCATCACGCGACGGCGAATGTTGATGACGTCGTTTCTTCTCGTGACCGGTCGGCCTTATATGCTGCTACCGCAAGGAATTGTGGGACGGCattacctcctttcctttcgtaaaggatggtccggtgtatcctatgctaaaggagatactaaaggaagcattgaagctcctttccttaacagttagagaattcgaacagctcttatcatggcggctacgataatacttccgggtcatttcactcagttaggaaggttcctaagcaaatttgactattcgaccgcagccCTTCTCTAGTCAATGAGGCAGAAACTGCCGGTATGAGAAAGCTCAGTCTggctgaatgtgtgtttgtttagaaCTGAGTTCATAATCTTGATTTAAAGGCCCATTGGACATGTGTTACACAGTTCAAAACAGCATAATAGAGgacctttaaataaaaagaggatTGTATTCATGATCACAAAAATCATGGAAAGGACTATAAGTACCTCCTACTTTAACCTGCTCAATGACAAGTAGAACATACTAAAGAACCACTGTAACCTCCTCACTGATCACAAGAACCTCCTAATTTAGTTTCAGCAAAATAACTAGGTTGGTGTTGGTCTAAAGGGGTAATAGTAATAGTGAGCAGAACTGAACACTCTGCATGTTTCAGCTCAGTGAGTTCTGATACAGTCTAAACTCTGTTAAACCCTGAAGGATTCAGAGaatcattttctcttttttaaggACCGATTCTAGTGATTCAGTACACTGAAAAGAACTGCTGTTCCCACCTCTACGTGcgactctttctctctgtgattCAGCTCTCCGCCCCTCCAGACTCATGCTGCTCCTGCTGATTTACTGTTTCCTGGTTTTCCTGATCAAGAGAGACCAGGAAGCAGACGGAGGGTAACAATCAACACTCGCTTTGCTGTCATGAGGATTACATGTATCACCCTGCTTTTCCTGCTGTCTGCAGCACCTGCATCAGGTAAACATGGACCTTTATTATCAACAGTTATTAATATGCAGCGTGATAGAAGCAGAACAAAGTGTATCTACggcactgtgtacatctaaACAGCCGTGAACCTGTTTGAGGACTTTGATCCTTTCACCGTGTTCTCACTTCATCAAAGTTTattgatttacattttagtcatttaaaaagGTCTCGTTCAGCGTTCAATTGTGGTAAAAGACTCCCAGGAGTCTCTGTTCAGTCAGTTCATAGATGGTCTCTCCCggtttaaaaatcaaaatggCGACAGCTGTAAACATGAACACAATGCTTCAAACGGGCCTCAAACCAACGGGGGACGTCACCGTGACAACgtcctttatttatatacagtctgtgataATATCATGACGTTCCACAGACTGCATTAACATTTGAGATTTACCAGCAGGATCATGAGAATCATCATAAcattcaacaaacaaaaaacatatattttaacaaaataaatgataaataacaaaatgttcaaaatctGTCGAAAACACAACAGAATGTGAACAAATGGAGCGACGCCCACGAGCTAGTTCAGGCAGGCAACTGgagctgtgctgccatacacATGACATGCCCAACTCCTCATACATCTTAAACCAAAGCACAGCCTCTATCCAATCTGGTGCTCTATTTAAGGTGAGAATAATCCTCAGCTCTCCCTctgctgctaatgctgctgctgcatctgtatTTCTGCTGGCTTTCTCAGccccagcatccacctgtaggctCCGACGGGGGATTTTACTACGTCACTCCTCAATACCTCATGTAACTGCCTGAGGAGGTCAGAGCCTCGACGCCAAAAACAATATCTTCTGCTGTTGCAATAAACACATACTGC
Encoded proteins:
- the LOC131989279 gene encoding high affinity immunoglobulin epsilon receptor subunit alpha-like, which codes for MGQTSLQRLVFLSSLLICTTNQASLTVSPSSSQMFKGQSVSLSCEEDDSSAGWTLTRNTTTETRTQCGAEWGRSAGSSCDISYTTKWDSGVYWCESREGATSNTINITVTGGPVILQSPVLPVMEGHDVTLRCKTKTSSNLPAGFYKDGSFLRTEPEGHMTIRHVSRSDEGLYKCRISNVGESEPSWVTVTGKLMTTPSPPTEAPPAPCH